From uncultured Roseateles sp., the proteins below share one genomic window:
- a CDS encoding PEP-CTERM sorting domain-containing protein, with protein MTKITLTQRVAGLAAIGLLASGLAGAAPVLLSAGGKATGIQDLVVDGINYDVSFVFGTYNSVFATELPTFFGNGAGAVHARDAIWSLLNGSSLRVGNVPSRPFGNLSVVYGDLLNGTYWASTRTSYSDGTGTVWQHTAADLGGYKNVDYGYNNYGFAVFTADPIAVPGKVPEPGSAALVGIALLGLGLGRRKKH; from the coding sequence ATGACGAAAATTACGCTGACTCAACGAGTGGCGGGTCTGGCGGCGATCGGGCTGCTGGCCAGTGGCCTGGCGGGCGCTGCACCGGTGCTGCTGTCTGCTGGCGGCAAGGCCACCGGTATTCAGGATCTGGTCGTGGACGGGATCAACTACGACGTCAGCTTCGTCTTTGGCACCTACAACTCGGTGTTCGCAACCGAGCTGCCCACCTTTTTCGGGAATGGCGCAGGGGCCGTCCACGCCAGGGATGCCATCTGGTCACTGCTGAACGGTTCGTCGCTCAGGGTTGGCAACGTCCCCAGCCGTCCCTTTGGAAACCTGTCAGTCGTGTACGGGGATTTGCTCAACGGCACCTATTGGGCTTCCACGCGGACCTCTTACTCGGACGGTACCGGAACGGTTTGGCAACACACGGCTGCCGATTTGGGCGGCTACAAGAATGTCGACTACGGCTACAACAACTATGGCTTCGCCGTGTTCACCGCCGATCCGATCGCCGTTCCGGGCAAGGTCCCCGAGCCGGGCTCCGCAGCCCTGGTGGGCATCGCCTTGCTGGGCCTGGGGCTTGGCCGGCGCAAGAAGCACTGA
- a CDS encoding alpha/beta hydrolase — protein sequence MIETFQAELPHGITLSCRAFGPKGAPTLLFLHGFPEAAFVWDELITALGSDYRCIAPNLRGYEHSSRPAEVEAYRAKHLMADLEALLQHQGVAQLEALIAHDWGGAVAWNMAVQRPQLMKRLIIINSPHPGTFLRELQTNPAQQASSAYMTFLCRPDAEGLLRENDYARLWPFFSHDMGESGDPAWLTETVKQQYREVWNLGLNGALNYYRASPLRPPTATDQTVMNLQFPPEFVTVKLPTHVIWAEADIALPLVLIDGLEAFVPQLTLTRVPGATHWIVHEQPALVEAEIRRALTRQAADNRA from the coding sequence ATGATAGAAACCTTCCAGGCCGAGCTGCCGCACGGCATCACCCTGTCTTGCCGGGCCTTCGGGCCCAAGGGCGCGCCCACCCTGCTGTTCCTGCACGGCTTCCCCGAGGCCGCTTTCGTCTGGGACGAACTGATCACTGCACTCGGCAGCGACTACCGCTGCATCGCCCCGAATCTGCGCGGCTATGAGCATTCCTCGCGGCCGGCCGAGGTCGAGGCCTACCGTGCCAAGCATCTGATGGCCGATCTGGAGGCCCTGCTTCAGCACCAGGGCGTCGCGCAGCTGGAGGCGCTGATTGCCCATGACTGGGGCGGTGCGGTGGCCTGGAATATGGCGGTGCAGCGGCCTCAGCTGATGAAGCGGCTGATCATCATCAACTCGCCGCACCCGGGCACCTTTCTGCGCGAGTTGCAGACGAATCCGGCCCAGCAGGCCTCCAGCGCCTACATGACCTTTCTGTGCCGGCCGGATGCGGAAGGCCTGCTGCGCGAAAACGACTATGCGCGGCTATGGCCCTTCTTCAGCCACGATATGGGCGAAAGTGGCGACCCGGCCTGGCTGACCGAGACCGTCAAACAGCAATACCGCGAGGTCTGGAACCTGGGCCTGAACGGCGCGCTGAACTACTACCGCGCCTCGCCGCTGCGTCCACCCACGGCCACCGACCAGACGGTGATGAACCTGCAGTTCCCGCCCGAGTTCGTCACCGTCAAGCTGCCGACCCACGTGATCTGGGCCGAGGCCGATATCGCCCTGCCCCTGGTCCTGATCGATGGCCTGGAGGCCTTTGTGCCGCAGCTGACCTTGACCCGCGTGCCCGGCGCCACGCACTGGATCGTGCATGAGCAGCCAGCGCTGGTGGAGGCCGAGATCCGCCGCGCACTGACCCGGCAAGCGGCGGACAACAGGGCCTGA
- the yihA gene encoding ribosome biogenesis GTP-binding protein YihA/YsxC, with product MTTTTPKPQESGAAAALAGPQSAPVSEKVALGWTHTARFLTTASKVVEVPISELPEIAFVGRSNAGKSTAINTLAQQKRLAFASKTPGRTQHINLFELGPKDAADAWFSDLPGYGYAAVARAAKLRWQQVMAEYLEIRRSLSGVVLMVDSRLGLTDLDKQLLSFVAPRVGTGEVKLLVLLTKADKLNRKEQAAILASTQAELADLATDDSDIAITLFSALKKMGVGDVASILHEWVHPQVAAVSPD from the coding sequence ATGACAACTACAACTCCAAAACCGCAAGAATCCGGCGCTGCAGCGGCCCTGGCCGGCCCCCAAAGCGCCCCCGTCAGCGAGAAGGTGGCCCTGGGCTGGACGCATACCGCACGCTTCCTGACGACGGCCAGCAAGGTGGTCGAGGTACCGATCTCCGAACTGCCGGAAATCGCCTTCGTCGGCCGCTCCAACGCCGGCAAATCGACCGCCATCAACACGCTGGCCCAGCAAAAACGCCTGGCCTTTGCCTCCAAGACGCCGGGCCGCACCCAGCACATCAATCTGTTCGAGCTGGGCCCCAAGGACGCCGCCGATGCCTGGTTCTCCGACCTGCCCGGCTACGGCTATGCCGCCGTGGCCCGCGCCGCCAAGCTGCGCTGGCAGCAGGTGATGGCCGAGTATCTGGAGATACGCCGCAGCCTGTCGGGCGTGGTGCTGATGGTCGATTCACGCCTGGGCCTGACCGACCTGGACAAGCAGCTGCTGTCCTTTGTCGCCCCCCGCGTGGGCACCGGCGAGGTCAAGCTGCTGGTCTTGCTGACCAAGGCCGACAAGCTCAACCGCAAGGAACAGGCCGCCATCCTGGCCAGCACCCAGGCCGAACTGGCCGATCTGGCCACCGATGACTCCGACATCGCCATCACCCTGTTCTCGGCGTTGAAGAAAATGGGCGTTGGCGATGTGGCCAGCATCCTGCACGAATGGGTGCACCCGCAAGTGGCGGCAGTGTCACCCGATTGA
- a CDS encoding c-type cytochrome, whose product MSGLVFAAAVASTAHASEAKAPAKPDLAKGQATSTQVCAACHTADGSRGSPANPILQGQHAEYLVKQLTEFKSGKRANPIMAGMAATLSEEDMKNVAAFYASKQAKPGFAKDKDLVLLGEKIYRGGIADRSIPACAACHSPNGAGLPAQYPRLAGQHADYTEAQLLAMRAGTRGNSPMMKGITAKMNDREIKAVADYIAGLR is encoded by the coding sequence ATGTCCGGGCTTGTGTTTGCCGCCGCAGTGGCAAGCACCGCACACGCGTCGGAAGCCAAGGCCCCGGCCAAGCCCGATCTGGCCAAGGGCCAGGCCACCTCGACACAGGTCTGTGCCGCCTGCCACACCGCCGATGGCTCGCGCGGCAGCCCCGCCAACCCCATCCTGCAGGGCCAGCATGCGGAGTACCTGGTCAAGCAGCTGACCGAATTCAAGTCGGGCAAGCGCGCCAACCCCATCATGGCCGGCATGGCCGCGACGCTGAGCGAGGAAGACATGAAGAATGTCGCCGCCTTCTACGCGTCCAAGCAGGCCAAGCCCGGTTTCGCCAAGGATAAGGACCTGGTCCTGCTGGGCGAGAAGATCTACCGCGGTGGCATCGCCGACCGCAGCATCCCGGCCTGCGCCGCCTGCCACAGCCCCAACGGCGCCGGCCTGCCCGCCCAGTACCCGCGCCTGGCCGGCCAGCATGCCGACTACACCGAAGCCCAGCTGCTGGCCATGCGCGCCGGCACCCGCGGCAACAGCCCGATGATGAAGGGCATCACCGCCAAGATGAATGATCGCGAGATCAAGGCGGTGGCCGACTACATCGCTGGCCTGCGCTGA
- a CDS encoding cytochrome c biogenesis protein ResB, whose protein sequence is MRFSISLLTVICIASVIGTVVKQREPLNNYVNQFGPFWADFYQKIDLYTVYSAWWFLLILAFLVLSTSLCIARNTPKILVDLKSYKEDLREQSLKSFHHRAQGRLSLSPAQTLERINTILAKAGWQAKLQQRDGGQMVAARAGTSNKIGYIAAHSAIVLICLGGLLDGDLIVKGMMLLQGKSVYAGAGLIRDVPAAHRLSEATPTFRGNLMVPEGGRAGTAILNMPDGVVLQDLPFDVELKKFIVEYYDTGMPKLFASEVLIHDRDTGQTTAATVKVNEPAHHRGVAIYQSSFDDGGSEVTLQAQPLVAGAKPFKIQGTIGSSTSLSNGDDKLMLEFTGLRVINVENTLADGGAGTDVRKVDLTASLEKHLGSGAKVKTEKALHNVGPSISYKLRDASGQAREYNNYMAPVQLDGQSLFLIGVRDTPADGFRYLRIPADDRGNIDGWMQLRQALSDAALREQAALRYARLATPLDKPEMTPQLQATARRALSLFAGAEAVKPGEAAVGGLPGLSQFIEREVPESDRSRISEVLLRILNGSLFELHKMVREQAGLAAPGTDEAAQRFMTQSVLALSDSMFYPAPVILQLSDFKQVQASVFQVARAPGQKLVYLGAVLLIVGVFTMLYIRERRMWIWLQAVPEGTHVTMALSTTRRTLDTDTEFDRLQQAVLRDQAT, encoded by the coding sequence ATGCGCTTTTCGATCTCGCTGCTGACGGTGATCTGCATCGCCTCGGTCATAGGCACCGTGGTCAAGCAGCGCGAGCCGCTGAACAACTATGTGAATCAGTTCGGTCCGTTCTGGGCTGATTTCTATCAGAAGATAGACCTGTACACGGTCTACAGCGCCTGGTGGTTTCTGCTGATCTTGGCCTTTCTGGTGCTGTCCACCAGCCTGTGCATCGCGCGCAACACGCCCAAGATCCTGGTCGATCTGAAGAGCTACAAGGAAGATCTGCGCGAGCAGTCGCTGAAGTCCTTCCATCACCGGGCCCAGGGCCGGCTGAGCTTGAGTCCGGCGCAGACCCTGGAGCGCATCAACACCATACTGGCCAAGGCCGGCTGGCAGGCCAAGCTGCAGCAGCGAGACGGCGGCCAGATGGTGGCGGCCCGCGCCGGCACCAGCAACAAGATCGGCTATATCGCGGCGCACTCGGCCATCGTGCTGATCTGCCTGGGCGGCCTGCTGGACGGCGACCTGATCGTCAAGGGCATGATGCTGCTGCAGGGCAAGTCGGTCTATGCCGGCGCCGGCCTGATACGCGATGTGCCGGCCGCACACCGGCTCAGCGAGGCCACGCCGACCTTCCGCGGCAATCTGATGGTGCCCGAGGGCGGCCGCGCCGGCACGGCGATCCTGAACATGCCCGATGGCGTGGTGCTGCAGGACCTGCCCTTCGACGTGGAGCTGAAGAAGTTCATCGTCGAGTACTACGACACCGGCATGCCCAAGCTGTTTGCCAGCGAGGTGCTGATACACGACCGCGACACCGGCCAGACCACCGCCGCCACCGTCAAGGTCAACGAGCCCGCCCACCACCGTGGCGTGGCCATCTACCAGAGCAGCTTCGACGACGGCGGCTCCGAGGTCACGCTGCAGGCTCAGCCCCTGGTGGCCGGCGCCAAGCCCTTCAAGATCCAGGGCACGATAGGCAGCAGCACCTCGCTGAGCAATGGCGACGACAAGCTGATGCTGGAGTTCACCGGCCTGCGCGTGATCAATGTCGAGAACACCCTGGCCGACGGCGGCGCCGGCACCGATGTGCGCAAGGTGGACCTGACCGCCTCGCTGGAAAAACATCTGGGCTCGGGCGCCAAGGTCAAGACCGAGAAGGCCTTGCACAACGTCGGCCCGTCCATCAGCTACAAGCTGCGCGATGCCAGCGGCCAGGCCCGCGAGTACAACAACTACATGGCACCTGTGCAGCTGGACGGCCAGAGCCTGTTCCTGATCGGTGTGCGCGACACGCCGGCCGACGGCTTCCGCTACCTGCGCATCCCTGCCGACGACAGGGGCAATATCGACGGCTGGATGCAGCTGCGCCAGGCCTTGAGTGATGCGGCCCTGCGCGAGCAGGCGGCGCTACGCTACGCACGCCTGGCCACGCCGCTGGACAAGCCCGAGATGACGCCGCAGCTGCAGGCCACGGCGCGCCGTGCGCTGTCGCTGTTCGCTGGTGCCGAGGCGGTGAAGCCCGGTGAGGCGGCGGTGGGTGGTCTGCCGGGGCTGTCGCAATTCATCGAGCGCGAAGTGCCCGAGAGCGACCGTTCGCGCATCTCCGAGGTGTTGCTGCGCATCCTCAACGGCAGCCTGTTCGAGCTGCACAAGATGGTGCGCGAGCAGGCCGGGCTGGCAGCACCCGGCACCGACGAGGCCGCCCAGCGCTTCATGACGCAATCGGTGCTGGCGCTGTCGGACAGCATGTTCTATCCAGCACCGGTGATTCTGCAGCTCAGCGATTTCAAGCAGGTGCAGGCCAGCGTGTTCCAGGTCGCGCGGGCGCCGGGCCAGAAGCTGGTCTATCTGGGCGCAGTGCTATTGATTGTCGGCGTGTTCACGATGTTGTACATAAGGGAACGCCGGATGTGGATCTGGCTCCAAGCGGTGCCTGAGGGCACGCATGTGACCATGGCCCTGTCCACCACGCGCCGCACCCTGGATACCGACACCGAGTTTGATCGCCTGCAACAGGCGGTATTGAGAGACCAAGCCACATGA
- the ccsB gene encoding c-type cytochrome biogenesis protein CcsB yields the protein MNTTTMTMGRPSFGARLSGLSPLDWAFAALLLGGAAYAFMRYGHSMDGYEQGILLFATPALIALGWFWKPLRVLMLLVGAASLLAISLYNRTPDAFGADLGAADKVFLLKYMLSSQSAILWMSLLFFMSTLFYWGGFFTRRGEASAAEAIGSRLAWGAVFMALTGTMVRWFESHQIGPDIGHIPVSNLYEVFVLFCWMTALFYLYYESRFKTRALGAYVLLVISAAVSFLLWYTVAREAHEIQPLVPALQSWWMKIHVPANFVGYGTFAMSAMVAMAYLLKTATPRALVIGLVGMPAALVGVILAVRFGAGLPEASLAGLDGWAAKMTGLLVFFGLCVLARKPLTARLPSLEVLDDLMYKAIALGFAFFTIATILGAFWAAEAWGGYWSWDPKETWALIVWLNYAAWLHMRLIKGLRGVVAAWWALVGLVVTTFAFLGVNMFLSGLHSYGTL from the coding sequence ATGAACACGACGACGATGACCATGGGCCGCCCCTCTTTTGGCGCGCGCCTCAGCGGCCTGAGCCCGCTGGACTGGGCGTTTGCCGCCCTGCTGCTGGGGGGCGCCGCCTATGCCTTCATGCGCTACGGCCATTCGATGGACGGCTACGAGCAGGGCATTCTGCTGTTCGCCACGCCGGCGCTGATCGCCCTGGGCTGGTTCTGGAAGCCGCTGCGCGTGCTGATGTTGCTGGTCGGCGCGGCCAGCCTGCTGGCGATCAGCCTGTACAACCGCACGCCCGACGCCTTTGGCGCCGACCTCGGCGCGGCCGACAAGGTCTTCTTGCTGAAGTACATGTTGTCCAGCCAGAGCGCCATCCTGTGGATGAGCCTGCTGTTCTTCATGAGCACGCTGTTTTACTGGGGCGGCTTCTTCACCCGGCGCGGCGAGGCCAGCGCGGCCGAGGCGATAGGCTCGCGCCTGGCCTGGGGCGCTGTCTTCATGGCACTGACCGGCACCATGGTGCGCTGGTTCGAGAGCCACCAGATCGGCCCCGACATCGGCCATATTCCGGTCAGCAATCTGTACGAGGTCTTCGTGCTGTTCTGCTGGATGACGGCGCTGTTCTACCTGTACTACGAAAGCCGCTTCAAGACCCGGGCGCTGGGCGCCTATGTGCTGCTGGTGATCAGCGCGGCGGTCAGCTTCCTGCTCTGGTACACGGTGGCGCGCGAGGCGCACGAGATCCAGCCGTTGGTGCCGGCCCTGCAGAGCTGGTGGATGAAGATCCATGTGCCGGCCAATTTTGTCGGCTACGGCACGTTTGCGATGTCGGCCATGGTGGCCATGGCCTATCTGCTGAAGACGGCCACCCCGCGCGCGCTGGTGATAGGCCTGGTGGGCATGCCGGCGGCCCTGGTGGGCGTGATTTTGGCCGTGCGCTTCGGTGCCGGCCTGCCGGAAGCCTCGCTCGCCGGCCTGGACGGCTGGGCCGCCAAGATGACGGGCCTGCTGGTCTTCTTCGGCCTGTGCGTGCTGGCGCGCAAGCCGCTGACGGCGCGCCTGCCCTCGCTGGAGGTGCTTGACGACCTGATGTACAAGGCCATCGCCCTCGGGTTTGCCTTCTTCACCATCGCCACCATCCTGGGTGCCTTCTGGGCTGCCGAGGCCTGGGGCGGCTACTGGAGCTGGGACCCGAAGGAGACCTGGGCACTGATCGTCTGGCTCAACTATGCGGCCTGGCTGCATATGCGGCTGATCAAGGGCCTGCGCGGCGTCGTCGCCGCCTGGTGGGCGCTGGTCGGCCTGGTTGTCACGACCTTTGCCTTCCTGGGGGTGAATATGTTTCTGTCGGGGTTGCATTCCTACGGAACCTTGTAA
- the msrP gene encoding protein-methionine-sulfoxide reductase catalytic subunit MsrP: MHLIKDHGFKHPHSSEITPRQQFEQRRELLRHLATGVAGVGLASWAARDALAQTTAGPGKLAKLAGIRSAVAGGMVMDKPTSYQDVTSYNNYYEFGTDKADPGRTAGSLKPRPWTVSVEGEVGKPGTFDLDMLLKLAPIEERIYRLRCVEGWSMVVPWMGYSLSELIRRVEPTSKAKFVEFITLADKSQMPGLRSGVLDWPYTEGLRIDEAMNPLTLLTLGLYGEVLPNQNGAPVRLIVPWKYGFKSAKSIVKIRFVEKQPVSSWTRAAEQEYGFYSNVNPNVDHPRWSQASERRIGEGGAFAKKRPTLMFNGYEAQVASLYAGMDLKKFY; encoded by the coding sequence ATGCACTTGATCAAAGACCACGGCTTCAAGCACCCACACAGCTCGGAGATCACCCCGCGCCAGCAGTTCGAGCAGCGTCGCGAACTGTTGCGCCACCTCGCCACCGGTGTGGCCGGTGTCGGCCTGGCCTCCTGGGCCGCTCGTGATGCGCTGGCGCAGACCACGGCGGGCCCCGGCAAGCTGGCCAAGCTGGCCGGCATACGCAGCGCGGTGGCCGGCGGCATGGTGATGGACAAGCCCACGTCCTACCAGGACGTCACCAGCTACAACAACTACTACGAGTTCGGCACCGACAAGGCCGACCCCGGCCGTACCGCCGGCAGCTTGAAGCCCCGGCCCTGGACGGTCAGCGTCGAGGGCGAGGTCGGCAAGCCCGGCACCTTCGACCTGGACATGCTGCTGAAATTGGCGCCGATCGAGGAGCGCATCTACCGCCTGCGCTGTGTCGAGGGCTGGTCCATGGTCGTGCCGTGGATGGGCTATTCGCTGTCCGAGCTGATCAGGCGAGTGGAGCCCACCAGCAAGGCCAAGTTCGTTGAGTTCATCACCCTGGCCGACAAGTCGCAGATGCCCGGCCTGCGCTCCGGCGTGCTGGACTGGCCCTATACCGAGGGCCTGCGCATCGACGAGGCGATGAACCCGCTGACCCTGCTGACCCTGGGCCTCTACGGCGAGGTGCTGCCCAACCAGAACGGCGCGCCGGTGCGGCTGATCGTGCCCTGGAAGTACGGCTTCAAGTCGGCCAAGTCCATCGTCAAGATCCGCTTCGTCGAGAAGCAGCCGGTGTCGAGCTGGACCCGTGCGGCCGAGCAGGAGTACGGCTTCTATTCGAATGTGAACCCCAACGTCGACCATCCGCGCTGGAGCCAGGCCAGCGAGCGCCGCATCGGCGAGGGCGGGGCGTTTGCCAAGAAGCGGCCGACGCTGATGTTCAACGGCTACGAGGCGCAGGTGGCCTCGCTGTATGCCGGCATGGACCTGAAGAAGTTCTACTGA
- a CDS encoding protein-methionine-sulfoxide reductase heme-binding subunit MsrQ, translated as MKKLLLHPAAKPLLFALALLPLASLAYGVVFDTLGANPAEALIRGLGDWTLRLLCLTLAITPLRQWTGQHGLARFRRMLGLFSFFYGCMHLLSYAWLDMGLEFGDIAHDIAKRPFILVGFTALMLMLPLALTSFNRAIKAMGAKRWQLLHRLVYAVVLLGLLHFFWMRAGKHNFAEVGVYAAIVAVLLGWRLLKVWSGWRMTRTAAIG; from the coding sequence ATGAAAAAACTGCTGCTGCACCCCGCAGCGAAGCCGCTGCTTTTCGCGCTGGCCCTGCTGCCGCTGGCCTCGCTGGCCTATGGCGTGGTGTTCGACACCCTGGGCGCCAATCCGGCCGAGGCCTTGATACGGGGCCTGGGCGACTGGACCCTGCGCCTGCTGTGCCTGACACTGGCCATCACGCCGCTGCGCCAGTGGACCGGCCAGCACGGACTGGCGCGTTTTCGCCGCATGCTCGGCCTGTTCAGCTTCTTCTACGGCTGCATGCACCTGCTCAGCTATGCCTGGCTGGACATGGGGCTGGAGTTCGGCGATATCGCCCACGACATTGCCAAGCGGCCCTTCATCCTGGTGGGCTTCACGGCGCTGATGCTGATGCTGCCGCTGGCCCTGACCTCGTTCAACCGCGCGATCAAGGCCATGGGTGCGAAGCGCTGGCAGCTGCTGCACAGGCTGGTCTATGCGGTGGTGCTGCTGGGCCTCTTGCACTTCTTCTGGATGCGCGCCGGCAAGCACAACTTCGCCGAGGTGGGCGTCTACGCAGCCATCGTGGCTGTGCTGCTGGGCTGGCGCCTGCTCAAGGTCTGGAGCGGTTGGCGCATGACCCGGACGGCCGCCATCGGCTGA
- the urtA gene encoding urea ABC transporter substrate-binding protein yields MSLSRRSFSASITAGAIAALGLSAQALAADTIKVGVLHSLSGTMAISETVLKDVTLMAIDEINAKGGVLGKKLEAVVVDPASNWPLFAEKGRQLLTQDKVAVTFGCWTSVSRKSVLPVFEELNGLLFYPVQYEGEELSKNVFYTGAAPNQQAIPAVEYLMSKDGGGAKRFVLLGTDYVYPRTTNKILRSFLKSKGVAEADIMEEYTPFGHSDYQTIIAKIKKFAAEGKKTAVISTINGDSNVPFYKELGNQGLKATDVPVVAFSVGEEELRGVDTKPLVGHLAAWNYFMSLKNPANTEFTKKWAAYAKAKGIAGHKDKPLTNDPMEATYIGINMWKQAVEKAKSTDVDKVIAAMAGQTFPAPGGFMSKMDEKNHHLHKPVFIGEIKADGQFNVVWKTPGPVRANPWSPFIAGNDKKKDVPEKM; encoded by the coding sequence ATGTCACTATCGCGTCGCAGTTTCAGTGCCTCCATCACCGCCGGCGCCATCGCCGCCCTGGGTTTGAGCGCACAGGCCCTCGCTGCCGACACCATCAAGGTGGGCGTGCTGCACTCGCTGTCGGGCACGATGGCCATCTCCGAGACGGTGCTGAAGGACGTCACCCTGATGGCCATCGACGAGATCAATGCCAAGGGCGGCGTGCTGGGCAAGAAGCTGGAAGCCGTGGTCGTCGACCCGGCCTCCAACTGGCCGCTGTTCGCCGAGAAGGGCCGCCAGCTGCTGACGCAGGACAAGGTGGCCGTGACCTTCGGTTGCTGGACCTCGGTGTCGCGCAAGTCGGTGCTGCCGGTGTTCGAGGAGCTCAACGGCCTGCTGTTCTACCCGGTGCAGTACGAGGGTGAAGAGCTGTCGAAGAATGTGTTCTACACCGGCGCGGCGCCGAATCAGCAGGCCATTCCCGCGGTGGAATACCTGATGAGCAAGGATGGCGGCGGCGCCAAGCGCTTCGTGTTGCTGGGTACCGACTATGTCTATCCGCGTACCACCAACAAGATCCTGCGCAGCTTCCTCAAGTCCAAGGGGGTTGCCGAGGCCGACATCATGGAGGAGTACACCCCCTTCGGCCACAGCGACTACCAGACCATCATCGCCAAGATCAAGAAGTTCGCCGCCGAGGGCAAGAAGACGGCGGTGATCTCCACCATCAACGGCGACTCCAACGTACCCTTCTACAAGGAGCTCGGCAACCAGGGCCTGAAGGCGACCGATGTGCCGGTGGTGGCCTTCTCGGTCGGCGAGGAAGAGCTGCGCGGCGTCGACACCAAGCCGCTGGTCGGCCACCTGGCCGCCTGGAACTACTTCATGAGCCTGAAGAACCCGGCCAACACCGAGTTCACCAAGAAGTGGGCGGCCTATGCCAAGGCCAAGGGCATCGCCGGCCACAAGGACAAGCCGCTGACCAACGATCCGATGGAAGCCACCTACATCGGTATCAATATGTGGAAGCAGGCGGTCGAGAAGGCCAAGAGCACCGATGTCGACAAGGTCATCGCCGCGATGGCCGGCCAGACCTTCCCGGCGCCGGGCGGTTTCATGTCCAAGATGGATGAGAAGAACCACCATCTGCACAAGCCGGTCTTCATCGGCGAGATCAAGGCCGACGGCCAGTTCAATGTGGTCTGGAAGACACCGGGCCCGGTGCGTGCCAATCCTTGGAGCCCCTTCATCGCGGGTAACGACAAGAAGAAGGATGTACCGGAAAAAATGTAA